The proteins below come from a single Tachypleus tridentatus isolate NWPU-2018 chromosome 13, ASM421037v1, whole genome shotgun sequence genomic window:
- the LOC143240397 gene encoding uncharacterized protein LOC143240397, translated as MRTVNIWLTLSLFYLMHITREGDCTCVTDNTLDGTLMKHPSKPAVYQIIDGCRHWVPNPPTYNNLYKTWNCIKTNVLVEHICNCDSLSNGAELIKGSGPAVYLLSNGVKRHIANPDTFNAFCFDWNKIKTYSDIVINNISTGSVIER; from the exons ATGAGAACTGTTAATATCTGGTTAACTCTTTCTCTTTTCTACCTGATGCACATTACAAGAGAAGGTGACTGCACATGTG TAACAGATAATACTCTGGATGGAACACTGATGAAACACCCTTCAAAACCAGCAGTTTACCAAATTATAGATGGGTGTCGGCACTGGGTGCCAAATCCTCCCACTTACAACAATCTCTACAAAACCTGGAATTGCATTAAAACGAATGTATTAGTAGAACACATTTGTAATTGTGACTCACTTTCCAATGGTGCAGAACTTATAAAGGGAAGTGGACCAGCTGTATATTTACTGAGTAATGGAGTGAAAAGACATATTGCTAACCCTGATACTTTCAACGCCTTCTGTTTTGACTGGAACAAAATCAAGACTTATTCAGATATTGTCATCAACAATATTTCGACTGGATCTGTTATAGAACGTTGA